A portion of the Falco naumanni isolate bFalNau1 chromosome 9, bFalNau1.pat, whole genome shotgun sequence genome contains these proteins:
- the SPACA9 gene encoding sperm acrosome-associated protein 9, with translation MNEIKEALRNTEQNYKLFQQQQFTFIRALQRTRENARDVLRPVASISQVQSYMDHHCNNSTDRCILNMFLNICNDLCNLCQKLETLQSGNDITDGILERCKLLLSHSNDLSTIRAKYPHDVVNRLSCDEAKNHYGGVVSLIPIVLDYVKEWVAHTEKLPRHMLCNVSGGSALSEKRTPQGAPARAAVSQTPPPVPLGAQTSVSNNNNVQAQGSKHVRKKYLNNTENHSGKLKGP, from the exons atgaatgagatAAAGGAGGCTCTAAGAAACACGGAGCAGAACTACAagctcttccagcagcagcagtttacATTTATTAGAGCACTGCAACGCACCCGAGAGAATGCCCGTGACGTGTTAAGACCCGTGGCAAGCATCAGCCAG GTACAGTCCTACATGGACCATCACTGTAACAATTCCACAGACAGGTGTATCCTCAACATGTTCCTAAACATCTGCAACGATCTATGCAATCTCTGCCAGAAGCTGGAAACTCTGCAATCTGGTAACGACATCACCGATGGCATTTTGGAGAGATGCAAGCTGCTCCTTAGCCACAGCAATGATCTGAGCACCATCCGAGCTAA ATACCCCCACGATGTAGTGAATCGCCTGAGCTGTGACGAAGCAAAGAATCATTACGGAGGTGTGGTGAGCCTCATCCCCATCGTTCTAGACTACGTGAAGGAGTGGGTAGCCCACACTGAGAAGCTGCCACGGCACATGCTGTGTAACGTGAGTGGTGGAAGTGCTCTCTCTGAGAAGAGGACACCCCAGGGTGCACCAGCTAGGGCAGCCGTTTCCCAAACACCACCTCCTGTGCCCCTTGGAGCTCAGACCTCAGTTAGTAACAACAATAATGTACAAGCGCAGGGGAGTAAGCATGTCCGGAAGAAGTACCTGAATAACACAGAAAATCACAGTGGGAAACTTAAAGGTCCCTGA